The Lutra lutra chromosome 7, mLutLut1.2, whole genome shotgun sequence genome segment TCAATACTAAGTTTATTTTGTAACCATGTTGCTCTTTGCTGTCAtcaatgatttttgtttttctccttctctataCTGTGAAGTACCCAAGAGAAAgactgtcttttgtttttttcttcatcatataTGCGTCTGTCTGAGAAATTTCCTTTGCAGAGCACTTTGCTGACACTCAGTTAGGTCTACACTTAACCCTGAGCATGATAGGGAAAGCAGGTCCTTGGAACAAAAGACTAAACTTGCAATTAAAGGGAATgaatattacaaatgaaaaactaaCATGCAAGTGAAAATACCAAGTAGAAGACCCACTCAACAAACGTGGAAGCTAAAATGGAACACAATGACAATGCGTACTCTGCCAAAGAAGGGGCTTTCAGAGCAAGAAAAACAGATCCAATTCCCAATCTCTGTGGGcacctctggaaaacagctggTGTCAGTGTGGTCAGAGCAAATcttcaagaaggaaaataagagacGTATTATGCTACgaacaaatgagtaaaggagGTGAGAGCTTTATATGCTAACTTTTGAGTGTGTCGCAAAAAATCATGTTGATAGGAATATTAAGACTGTGCTCTTATCTAGGGCTAGGAAAAACTTCAAAGAGAAGTGTTTTAGGTTCAATCCATTAAACTAGAAGTAGCAAAATGATGGCTTGCTCAATCTTACATTGAAAGTCAGTTGTAAATATACAATTTGGGGTTCCGAATTTCAAACCCAGGACTCAGTTCACGGACCTTACAATTAGACTCTGATATCGTACACTTGACTTTTAAGGCTAGTGTTTAGCACATTAAATAAAGGCAATAAATGGGTTAGGATTATTTTCCCTCACATGACAGAAGCCCAACTAGTTTAGGCAATAGGGGAAAAGCCTCAACCAGGTCTAATTCAGCATATTTAGAGGGACACAGTTGGATTTAGAGAGCTCCTCTTCCTTCATCACTGATTCTGGCAACAGAGGAGTACTGTTTCTACTTGTGCTTTTTGAGAAAGTTTGCTTTGAAAGTCAATGTTGGACAATTCCTTCATTGTTCTTGGCtgtatctatcttttttttctgaagcacTAGATGCCTCCGCTTCAGTGTTTGGAGCAAgaattcctgaaaataaaaaaatacatctggtaatatttcagaaatattatgCTATTATACTAATTTTTAACAGACTTGGGTTTCTGCTGATTTGCAAGcccaaatgaaacagaaatgtttTGCTAGCAGCGACTAGTATTATTCATAGAGCAATTTCAGTAACTTCAACATACATTCATAGTATTTATGTGTATTTGAAATGCCAAATGCTGGTTCTGTTGGtggagcaagtgactcttgattttgaggtTATAAGTTTGCATCTCTAcacgatgggtgtagagattggttaaaaaataaaatctttaaaagtttttgtttttttttttttaatggtgttcctgtgtggcacagtcagttgcgtgtctgactcctgattcagGCTCAAAGCgtaatctcagtgttgtgagactgaaccccatatggggctctgtactcagtgtggaatctgtttaagattctcactgcctctccctctgcctttcccccctgCACATGTGTgtccttttcccccctctctctctgaaataaataaataaataaatcttttaaaaacttttaatataaaaataaaatatcaaatctcTCTTCATCCTAGTTGAGGTTGAAATTACCTATATTTTTCTTTGGGACATATCAAGTAACTGTCAACTTCAAGAATTTTTAGATAATGGTAATCTCAATAATTACTTGACAGATTTATACAAGCCTATCTAAATGATAAAACTGAATTTTGAGGAAACATGGTAGGATAGTAGCTTCTGGGTTGAAATGTATATGTCAAGAATTCCTTGACTTAGTCCCTACCTTCCTCTACAATGCCCACTCTAAAGGCCCAGTTACTCCCCATCTCCCTAAAAGCCCCTCTCTGCCCTACCTCACTACTACACACACAAAGACCGAGAACTGAAAATACCCTTAGAAGTAAGCAGAGGCATATCTGTTTCCAGCTTCTGGGAAATTTTTCTATTATGTAAGACAAATGGAGCTGAAGTGACTGTTGACATCTATTTTTCTATCTGGAACTTAACCAAACCTATCATCATCCCTATCTCACTGTCTGCCTTTCTAATTGTGGTCCTTATACTTCTGAGTATGTTGCAGGTATGTCCACCTGCCTCATTAGTACTTGTTTTTACACATTAAATTAAAAGCTGAGACTTCCAGAAAACAACAGGGAAGAGATGAGCATTTGAGTATAGGGAGGCAACAGAATTTTGCTTTGTATTACTGGAGATATAGtcccaatatataaaaagattttaggaGGGGAGGGCAAAAATAAGAATGACCCTAATACTCCGATGGCTCACAATATCAAAGAATCAAGTAGCATAAATAGAAAGTGATTAATGCTTTCACCGAAATCCTGAAAGGCATAATAGAAGAATATCTCCAAGCCCTGGAAATTGAGTTAAATGTGTATAATGATATGCCTTCCAATTGTAATAAACTGTACTAAAGCTAAATCACAATCCCAATGTATTGGCAAACACTAGGTCTAGATGTATCTTTCTTCATTTCATGAGGAGTAAACTGAAAAACAAGAACAGACCTCAATGACAGCTGGGGTGTTGCTCAATATGCAAAACTATTGCAGAATAAAAGTAGTGTTATGTGACTATTATAACTCAGAGGaatagaaatatctttaaatgatTAACCCTTGAGTTaggaaaaaagtttagaaaaaagtAGTATCTACAATAACATATATGAAGATGTGgcatctggggtgcctgagtggctcagtcagttaagcatctgacacttggtttaagatcaggtcatgatctcagggtcatgagattgagccctgcattttGCTTCACcttcagcgtggagtctgcttgaaattctctctctctctccttctgcccctctccaccagcagctctctctctcttccactctttcaaccaaataaatacatctgttaaaaaaaaaaaaaaggcatggcatctataaaataggcacggaaagatataaaaagagaaCAAGTTATAAAGAGAAGGTATGATCTTTCCCGTCGCGGCTTGCATGGAGTTAGCTCGTGGGTCTGGGAGATCCGAAAACTGAGATCTTCTTTGCGCCCCGACAGCTGCACCCCACGGCTCTGCAGCCGTCACCATGccacaaaatgaatatattgagTTACACCGGAAGCGCTATGGCTATCGTTTGGATTaccatgagaaaaagagaaagaaagaaggtcgAGAGGCTCATGAACGttcaaagaaggcaaaaaagatGATTGGTCTGAAAGCTAAGCTCTATCATAAACAGCGCCATGCtgagaaaatacagatgaaaaagaCTATCAAGATGCATGAAAAGAGAAACACCAAAcaaaagaatgatgaaaagacTCCACAAGGAGCAGTATCTATGTATCTACTGGACAGGGAGGGACAGTCTCGAGCTAAAGTACTTTCTAATATGATTAAACAAAAACGAAAAGAGAAAGCGGGAAAATGGGAAGTTCCTTTACCCAAAGTTCGTGCCCAGGGAGAAACAGAAGTATTAAAAGTTATTcgaacaggaaagagaaagaagatagcATGGAAGAGAATGGTCACTAAAGTCTGCGTTGTTGGAGATGGCTTTACTcgaaaacaacctaaatatgaAAGATTCATTAGGCCAATGGGCTTTCAAAAAGACCCATGTAACACATCCTGAATTGAAAGCCACCTTTTGCCTGCCAATACttggtgtaaaaaaaaatccttcatccCCACTATATACAACTTTGGGTGTTATTACCAAAGGTACTGTAATTGAGGTGAACGTGAGCGAGTTGGGCCTTGTGATACAAGGAAGCAAAGTTATTTGGGGAAAATATGCCCAGGTTACCAACAATCCTGAAAATGATGGATGCATAAATGCAGTCCTGCTGGTTTGACAGCAGTTCCAGACAAGTAATTCCTTATAATTACTGAAGACTACACACCAATCAGGAAGACAACCATTCCTGTGGTGGTTCTGAATACTACCAAATAGCCTTACATATCTGCAGTCATCAAGAGaagcatttattcttttgtgaaaaacattaaaatagacatttatcaaaataattggtctttatttttgtctttaaaaaaaaacaaaaaaaaagagaaggtatCAGATGAACTTACAAGTCAATAGTGGTGAAGATGGAACTGGATGGGAGGAGAAAAGATCACACAACAATTGAAAATTCAGAGAAGACTAAAATCAATATTGGAAAAAGAGAATGTTGATACAAAATCAATCATGGGAATAGGAATAACTTTAAAATCAAAGAGTgttaaatattgtgaaaaagaCTGTTTATAAAGGACATAcaataaagagaaagattttaagTTGTAGGTATTTAACAGTTGAAACAGAAGTGATACTAAAAGATGtcactgaaaaaaatactttccagCATACCGATTAAAAGGACTCATTATGTTTGAAGAAAAGTTGACAAAATTCCAAATCATGGAAATATGtctcattataaaaatgaataaaaatatcataAGCATTTGGACATGAAGTCTAAAGACAAAGGACTACAAATCAGCAAAGTATAATGCTAGAAGATAGTAAAGCAATGTATAGGAGTATCTAGAAAAGAACTCCATAAGTCAAGAATTTTAAATGTGGGTTGGGTAGATGGTAAGAGAGAGGTATAAACATTTTCCATGGTATGTAAAGTCTTAGAAAATGTCACCCTACTATATTTTGTATCAGTTAGTGACTGATGCCTGATAAATCACCCTAAAATTTGGTGCCTTAAagactcaaatatttattattgcttATAAGTTTACAGTTCAGGTGGGTAGTTCTATAGAGGAGGgcttctctgtgtttgttttggttAGCCTCCTAATGCATCTGCCGTCAGCTAATGAGTTGGCAGAGGGTTAGGATAGCCTCACACACAGGTGGTAATTGTTGTCTGGCTATCAAATGAGACAGCTGTGGTGAGGGAGCCATGCACGTTTTGTCATTTAGCAGGCTACTCCTGGCTTACTCAAGTGGTCGTTTCAGAGTTCCAAGAGTCAAGCACACAAGACTTTCTGAGTCTTACCAGTGAGAAATGGTGTGTTTCATATACATCAGGTCTAGTGTGGTCCAGGCAAGTCCTCAACCACAGGTGAGGTGTGGCTCAGTATGCACATAGCTCCCAGTAGTTTTGACTAGATCACCACAGAGAATGATAATGGCAGGCTGGTAATTGAAGAAAACTTTGAAGTTAGTGGGGTACCAACCTATACTTTGCATGCTTCAGTTGGTCTTGATGTGGAATGGGCAACATGGACATGATTGAGACCCAGATAATCCAGCACAGCAGACAGCAGTATGTTTACCATGAAGAGGGTGACATGGGACCAATGGAATGAATATCTGTTTGTCAGTGTACTCTGTTATAGTCAATAATTTATGATATAATTGCCCAGGAGTTGTGATGGTAGCATACATGGCCAGAGGGAAGGTGGTATGGGCTTGGAGTTCTGTCAGTCCAATATTCAGGGCATTATTGAAATTTGAGGAATTAAGTGAAAGAATACAAAATCTTGCTAATTAGTCTGGGCCTGCTAAGAAAGGAGAGTGAGCTAGGATTGAAAGTACTACTTCTGTATTTGGAAAACACAAACCAAGGGTAGTGAGACTGAGGAAAAAGTCAAATGAGGCAAGGAAAGAAGCAAAGTGAAACAGTGGGTATAGCTTCACAAAAAGTAAGATGAGACTTGGCAGGTCACAGAGTAAGGGTGTTTACTCAGCACACAGGTGTTAGTCTGAAAGGTAAGAAAAGAGAAGCTGAGTTTTCGACAATTCattgaggaagaaaggagggggaatCTCTCTGTCTAActctctcccattccctgttTCCCACTGGCTAAGTTTCACCCATATTTCTGGGATTCTTCATGCTGTAGGTACTCAGGAAGCTTAGATGCCATTCCTACTGCATGTCATTTCATCGGAGTTCAGAAATAGATCACATGAAGTGAAAAAGCTTTAAGAAGGCAAACAGCACCTttagaataaaggaaacaaagtctGAGGAGTCTGAGGAATGCTCACAAGGTTTTCATCCATTCTTGTGGTTAGGAACAGTGTCATGCGGGCTCTCAGTATTGAGGTTTCAATTAATCTCATAGATAACCTTCTGGTCAACCACAGCAGCATGATTAGAGAGCTTGAGGGTGGTGATAATGATGGAGTGATAGGGCTTGATTACATCTAAGGTAGCCTCAAGgactaagaaatagaaaattcctgCTTTGACTTCATCATTATCAATACCATTATTAGACCTAGATGTATCGCTTCTATTGGAAAACCAATAAGCTGTGTAGACTTGTACCTAGTTAGAGAGCTTTTGAATCCACCCAAGAATAGTAtcgaggtggggcacctgggtggctcagtcagttaaatgtctgcctttggctcaggtcatgatctcagggttctgggatccaatCCTGtgtcaagctccttgctcagtggggagtctttgtctcccactgccccttcccttgttcatgctttctctttctctctcaaataaataaataaaatcttgaaaaaaataatatcaatgaTTAAATCACCAGTAGTGTAGTGTCCACAGGACCAGTTTCTGCCCCATCTTCCTTGTCAGTGGGGAAATGTTATAGATGGAAGAGCTGCTAGGTCTACTGTTTTCACCAATAACCATGAGGTTTTTGAGTAGCAATCTTGCAGTGGCAGGCAGTATTTTCCTGATGGGACCACCCTTTCCTGGTTCTTAACACAAAGCAGATACaaatattagaatataaattCCTAAATATGTATCAAATCCAATTATTTCTCTGAGTCATACAGGTTCAACTCCTACTCAATAAAGTTCTTTATTTCTGGCACTGGAAGAcgttctttttctgcttttgagtTGAGCTATGCAGAATAAACTACAAAAAATCTGGGTATTCTAATTGTTGGGAGTAAGGTGTGTAGTGGTGGTGAGTTTCCCTTCCTTCGATTAGTCTGCATTTTCACAAGAAGCTGCTGAAGGCACTCTAATTCAATTGTTTGAAATATAACATTTACCATGAGTTACCATATATACAGAGTATGTTCCTGAAATCTCTTCTGTCTCACTGATGGTCTTCCCTATTCTTGTGCCATTGCTCCACCATTTTATCATAGCTTTAAAGGAAATTCAGATATTCTGCAGGGTAATTCACAACttgttgtttttcacattttaaaaaacattctataTGTTCCTGCTCATATACTTGGGAATCAACTGTTAGGCTGTGATAAGTGTTGACTAACTGCGGAGAAGTTACCCTGTTACAATAGTGAATCTTTCCATACAGGGACACTGTTGGAGGAGGTTTTCAGGAGGATATGACCACCAGTTGACCCTCAAGCTGGACGTCAGCAAGTAGAGTTCTTACTTCCATCCCTCCTTGGAATGTGTGTTCCACCCACCATTCCAAAACTAGGAGTTGTTTCAAGGACACAGTTTTGAGAGAGTGAGgtgttgttgagaccatctggactgACTGATGGTTGAACCCAGTTAAGATCTCTGAGGATTCTGGCAGGTGGGTGTGGAGATTTACTGGTCTCATGGCTGCCTAAGACAAGCCTCACATGTAAGTATCCTAACTTTTGAAATCTGCCACCTTCTAACGTGGAGTGGTCTGCTTCTTTGTTTAGTTTCTCCTTGTTCTCCATGCACAGGGGACCATTTGCAAATCAAGAAACACATCATGTCTTTCTGTttattcaagttttcttttatattctctaGTGAGGTTTTACAGCTTATTTCTCTAAGGTTTTGCACATTTGTGTTGACATTATTCCTAATTAGTTCATGGGCTCTGTTGCTATAGTGAAttgaatctattttaaaaaactaaatttgcTAATCCATCATGGCTGGGTTATGGGAAATCtgttcattttgttgttgctgagCTTACCTGGCTACTTCACTGACTCTAAAAGTTTTCCATTTGATTTACCTGGATTACCTAGGCATAAGATTATCTTCAGAGATGGCAGTTTCATTGCTTTTATTCTgatcattttaacttttatttgttgatttttccttGGACCTGCGTTGTCATACTGACTGATAATAACACTAATGGGCATCCTTATCTTTTTTCTGACTTAGTGGAGATAACTCATATTCCACAACTAAATATAAGGTTTATGTAAGTTTCTTGTTAATGGCctttattaaattcaattttattccACTGTTAGCTTATTGGTGGTTTTCATGGGAAATGtgtggaattttatttaattatttttttggcaTCTGTTGTCAAGATGCTTTGTTTATAACCTTTTATTTAATAGATTTCTTAATGATAAACAATAACATTCCTAAGATAGATGCTATTTGGTGGTAATAtactattcttttaattttcttgtgaATTTGATTTGTTGaagccttctttaaaaattttgtttctctatttatAATGAGATCTTTTTCTTCCATATTGATATCAAGGTTATGGTGGCATGGAATCTTACACTGAAAGagataaaagcaaaggaaatacacTCCATTTAGGCAACAgacattattaaataattaagaaaacagaatctGAAAGCATAACATGTTATGGCTGAAATAACCAATATGAACTTGACATAATAAGCAAATGATTTTATTATAGGGAAAAGAtaaagattatttgaaaatagCGCAcactatatgtatgtgtatatatgtatatatttatttttatatgtatatatttatgtacacacatatatttattaatataaaatatacattatatatatttcataaatatatgtaatatatactatatatcttATTATATACATAAAGTTATGTGTTATGATGGCGTATGTGTTCAGAGAAGAATACATAGTCATAGTTGTTCTttttataacaaaacaaacacaaaaaagcaGAACAGTAATAAATACGAATTCAGAAGTTAACgaattataaaacagaaacatcTGTAGCATTGTTAAGTAAATTCAAGAATTAGCTCTCagaaaagcaaaatcataaaATAGAAACATCATTGCCAAGTTGAATCCAGAAAAGTagacaaaaagaattaaaaagagtgCTATGACACCAtaaatcagtgatttttaaaattagagaaaagagCTATGTATGGCCATGAATTCAAAAATCTAATTAAAGTAGATACTTTTCTGAGAAATTGTAAATAACCAAAATCAAGGTTAAGTTGATAagctgaagaaataaatatttaaaaaaaacctttgaacAGTACAAATAATTGACAAGAACCAAAAAGCTGTGGGTCTGGATGTTCTTCCCAGCTTGAATTATTTCATGCTTTGAAGACATTATATCAGCTGTCATAAaacatagaaagaaatgaaaaactctcCAGTTCACTTTAGAATCTAGGAAACCCTGATAACAAATCCAGTCAAAtgtaacagaaaggaaaaagagaacaacTTATACATGTAGGTGCCAAAATACCAAATTCAGAAGTAAACTAAGAGAATACTGTAGCAAGaacaactcatttttattttggggataTAAGGATGTTTTGATTCAGttatattacattaatatattaaaggaagaaaatggaatattttaagcTTCTGatagaattttttagaagatGACAATGAATATTATTCTACCAAAAGTCTACATATGTACTTAATGAAAAATCAGAAGCATTTTCACTATAATCGGGAGCGAGGTAAGAATGTCGATTATTAATTACTTTTACTTGATGTTGCCCTAGATTTTCTAGGTATAGGTACAGGAAAAaatagacattattatttttagatggtGTTTTTTTCTTAGACATAATACAAACTGTTggtagtaataaaaaaaaaagtaattaagtgcctgttaaaaaataaagaaaatagctCTCATATTAATTATTAACTACCTACTAGGAAAAATCCAACAACAATGGAATAAAGATATAGTTCAGAATAGCACTAAAGCACAAATATCTAAGATAGTATAAGTATAAGTTAACAAGAGATGCGAGAGAGCTAAGCCACATTTTTGAATGAAGGTTCATGAATACCATAAACATcagtttttcccaaattaatttatgtatttaatataattttattttaatttattttttaatataattttagtaaaaacctactttttaattttttggtttttttttttacaaccttTATTCAGATTCATAGGGAAAATGATTTTCATTCATGTTTGTAGGATTATTGGAGACTGTAAGTACATTGCACCTAGTAACAATCACTAACGTGTATTCTATAAGCTCCGTACCTGCTATGACATAGCACCATGCCTTCCTTGCGCTGTTTATTTCCACGGAGAAGATTGTCTTATACTCTTAAGAGCACAGCATCTTGAGCACGGATAGAGATAAAATATTCCCCATATCCAATTAGCAGCCTGAACTTCAGAAAACTGATTTAATTCTAGtcaattcttctttcttttaaattaaggCATAAGTGACATATAGCATTAGACttgttttaggtgtacaacataatgatttgatatttgcatAATGCAGATTATGCAAgcacattgcaaaatgatcaccacaataacaTCTGATCatcatacatagttacaaaatgtttttcttaggtTGAGAACTTTTAAGGTCTACTCTCCTAGCAACCTTCAAATATACAATACGGGGTTATTAACTATAGtaaccatgctgtatattacatccccatgatttatttatcacTGGAATTCTGTATGTTTTGACCCTATTCATCCATTCCTCCCATCTCTAGCAACTACCAATCTGTTCCCTCGTGtctatgtgttcattttttttctttcttagattctatatgtaagtgagatcatatggtatctttctttctctgtccacttactttacttagcataataccctcaaggtccaatGTTGTGGCaagtggcaaaatttcattcttttcatggctgaataataaactattatgtatatacaccacattttctttaaacattcatCCATCAATAGATAGGCTTCTTCCATTTCTTGCCTGTTGTAGATAATACTACAATGATCATGggggtgcatacatcttttcaaactagtgttttcattttcttctgtaacttctgtttggtactttttgtattttctatctctttgtagAAGTTGTCACTATGTTCATGCACTGTCCTCTCAAGTGTCGTGACCATATTTATGACCactactttgaactctttatcaggtaaattactTACCTCTGTctcattaacatttttctctagggttttatcttattatttcatttagaacATATTCCTCTATTTCTTCACTTTGCTTGATTCTTTGTGTTGGTTTCTATGCATTAGATAAAACAGCCACCTCTCTCAGTCCTGAAGGAATGGCCTTGTGTGAAAAATGAAACCTATTATTCAACCCTGCCCTGGCTCTTGGTTACctctcaaacctttgtgattgtccaagtggcctattttattttatttttaaaattttttaaaattaatttgacagagagagagagagagcacaaacaggaggagctataggcagagggaaagggggaagcaggctctccaacgagcaagaagcccagtgtgggactccatcccaggaccctgggatcatgacctgagctgaaggcaagatgcttaactcactaagccacccacctgttttatttttaaaattttttttaaaaagattttatttatttgacagagagagatcacaagtaggcagagaggcaggcaaagaggacagggggacgggggcggggggagcaggctcgctgtggagcagaaagccggacacggggctcgatcccaggaccctgggatcatgaccaga includes the following:
- the LOC125105610 gene encoding LOW QUALITY PROTEIN: ribosome biogenesis protein NSA2 homolog (The sequence of the model RefSeq protein was modified relative to this genomic sequence to represent the inferred CDS: inserted 2 bases in 1 codon), whose product is MPQNEYIELHRKRYGYRLDYHEKKRKKEGREAHERSKKAKKMIGLKAKLYHKQRHAEKIQMKKTIKMHEKRNTKQKNDEKTPQGAVSMYLLDREGQSRAKVLSNMIKQKRKEKAGKWEVPLPKVRAQGETEVLKVIRTGKRKKIAWKRMVTKVCVVGDGFTRKQPKYERFIRPMGXFKKTHVTHPELKATFCLPILGVKKNPSSPLYTTLGVITKGTVIEVNVSELGLVIQGSKVIWGKYAQVTNNPENDGCINAVLLV